A genomic stretch from Bacillota bacterium includes:
- a CDS encoding polymer-forming cytoskeletal protein: MLGKKVERPNPDSVDTVIGKSTFLQGTVTSQGSIRVDGRLEGEIIGEGDVFVGQDARVVAKVKARHVVVAGQLKGDVEAAGKLEIATTGVLVGNVKVSQLVVEEGGILEGSSSFRRQQEGQQATGEGS, translated from the coding sequence GTGCTGGGCAAGAAGGTGGAACGCCCCAACCCGGACAGTGTGGATACGGTGATTGGCAAGTCCACTTTCCTGCAGGGGACTGTGACCTCCCAGGGAAGCATCCGCGTAGACGGGCGCCTGGAGGGTGAGATAATAGGGGAGGGCGACGTCTTCGTCGGCCAGGACGCCAGAGTGGTGGCAAAGGTCAAGGCGCGCCATGTGGTGGTGGCCGGTCAACTCAAGGGCGATGTGGAGGCTGCCGGCAAGTTGGAGATAGCCACCACCGGAGTTCTGGTGGGCAACGTAAAGGTTTCCCAGTTGGTGGTGGAGGAGGGAGGTATTCTGGAAGGCTCCAGTAGCTTCCGCCGCCAGCAGGAGGGTCAGCAAGCCACGGGCGAGGGCAGCTAG
- a CDS encoding YkuS family protein has protein sequence MLSSSEEEPAVAVETALAPVADLLQREGYRVIPLRTPVPDEVQAVVTTAGDIDLMGMQDIKTRSPVIAAAGKTPQQVLEEVRRAVRLRAEESPGGRPAPGRWP, from the coding sequence ATGTTGTCCAGCAGCGAAGAGGAGCCTGCCGTAGCGGTGGAGACAGCTCTTGCCCCCGTGGCGGATTTATTGCAGCGGGAGGGATACCGTGTCATCCCCCTCCGGACTCCTGTTCCGGACGAGGTGCAGGCGGTGGTGACCACCGCCGGAGACATAGACCTCATGGGCATGCAGGACATCAAGACCAGGAGTCCAGTTATCGCTGCTGCGGGTAAGACGCCGCAGCAGGTGCTGGAAGAAGTGAGGCGAGCGGTGAGGCTGCGCGCTGAGGAGTCCCCCGGGGGAAGACCAGCGCCAGGGCGCTGGCCATAA
- a CDS encoding phosphoribosyltransferase family protein has product MFADREEAGTLLGERVVALGLTRPLVLGVPRGGVVVAARVARALGATLDVIVPRKIGAPRNPELAIGAVGPDGQVIIDQGLAELVGASAAYIAKESQRQAQEVRRRLELYRRGLPPPELEGMDVVVVDDGVATGHTVLAALRALRPQRPATLTVAVPVAPPESVARLQEEADRVVCLATPSPFYAVGQFYRHFPQVSDEEVAGLLHAHRRSHREQE; this is encoded by the coding sequence ATGTTCGCCGACCGGGAGGAAGCCGGAACCCTGTTGGGAGAGAGGGTGGTGGCCCTCGGCCTCACCAGACCTCTGGTGCTGGGAGTGCCTCGAGGTGGTGTGGTGGTGGCTGCGCGGGTAGCGCGAGCCCTGGGGGCTACCCTGGACGTAATCGTCCCTCGCAAGATCGGGGCACCCCGCAATCCGGAACTCGCCATCGGGGCCGTGGGGCCTGACGGCCAGGTGATCATCGATCAGGGGCTGGCTGAACTGGTGGGGGCCAGTGCTGCCTACATCGCCAAGGAGTCGCAACGGCAGGCACAGGAGGTGAGGCGTCGCCTGGAGCTTTACCGTCGGGGCTTGCCGCCTCCGGAGCTGGAGGGCATGGATGTGGTGGTGGTCGATGACGGGGTAGCCACCGGGCATACGGTCCTGGCTGCCCTGCGCGCCCTTCGCCCCCAGCGCCCGGCTACCCTCACCGTAGCGGTACCTGTCGCTCCCCCGGAGAGCGTTGCCCGGCTCCAGGAGGAAGCGGATCGGGTGGTGTGTCTGGCGACCCCCTCACCTTTTTACGCTGTCGGCCAGTTTTACCGTCATTTCCCGCAGGTCAGCGATGAGGAGGTGGCCGGGCTGCTGCACGCGCATAGGCGATCCCACCGGGAACAAGAATAG